The following are encoded in a window of bacterium genomic DNA:
- a CDS encoding O-antigen ligase family protein, whose amino-acid sequence MGVIAPLTRRPAVLALTLTALSAALAAAALLVEPIFVLAGAIALVGAAALISYPFACVPIYYVLIYVRPGDTWEQLEKLRIVLLLVALMGGAFVLRVLVFRNLKLLRSGQLAAVIALMAVIGMSIIGSYYRSASLERFFDMARVLVMVFLVAHIVDTLPRLKITIWSILLSLTYLAVTNFTLWATGQKVIDNGGSGGVSGGFLGDGNDFALAMNVMMPMAIFQFLYAKTWKLRLACAGVVVAFVLAIVATYSRGGFLGLIAVFAMAFFFYIMRTRQWGKGVAIIVLVFLLGGIGIAIFAPDSFKERMGGMAEYEEDESALGRLDAWGAGVRMLVDQPLFGVGAGAFSDAYGLKYKPFDAIANTWREAHSFYVQTMAELGIAGIFCVGFLIFLEFRDQRRIHQYGIADPRIQKEVHFLADALTCGLVGFLVSGAFLSVLYYPHLYILATLTIILLNIARKTSQFTPEEFVREAHVSQI is encoded by the coding sequence GTGGGCGTTATCGCGCCGCTCACGCGCCGGCCGGCGGTCCTGGCCCTGACGCTCACCGCGCTCTCCGCGGCCCTCGCGGCGGCGGCGCTGCTGGTGGAACCGATTTTTGTCCTGGCCGGCGCGATCGCGCTTGTCGGCGCGGCGGCTCTTATCAGCTATCCGTTCGCGTGCGTGCCGATCTATTACGTGCTGATTTACGTGCGTCCGGGCGATACGTGGGAGCAGCTCGAAAAACTTCGCATCGTCCTTTTGCTCGTCGCGCTCATGGGCGGCGCGTTCGTGCTGAGGGTTCTTGTCTTCCGCAATCTCAAATTGCTTCGCAGCGGCCAACTCGCCGCCGTCATCGCGCTGATGGCCGTCATCGGCATGTCGATTATCGGCTCGTATTACCGCAGCGCCTCGCTGGAGCGATTTTTCGACATGGCCCGCGTTCTGGTGATGGTGTTTCTCGTCGCGCACATCGTGGACACGCTCCCGCGCCTGAAAATCACGATCTGGAGCATTCTCCTTTCGTTGACGTATCTGGCCGTCACGAACTTCACGCTTTGGGCGACAGGGCAGAAGGTCATCGACAACGGCGGTTCGGGCGGCGTGTCCGGGGGATTTCTCGGCGACGGCAACGACTTCGCGCTGGCGATGAACGTCATGATGCCGATGGCGATTTTTCAGTTTCTTTACGCGAAAACCTGGAAGCTGCGCCTGGCGTGCGCGGGCGTCGTGGTCGCGTTCGTGCTCGCCATCGTGGCGACCTACAGCCGCGGCGGATTCCTCGGCCTGATCGCCGTTTTCGCGATGGCGTTCTTCTTCTACATCATGCGCACGCGCCAGTGGGGCAAGGGCGTCGCGATCATCGTGCTCGTGTTTCTGCTCGGCGGCATCGGGATCGCGATTTTCGCGCCCGACAGCTTCAAGGAGCGCATGGGCGGCATGGCCGAATACGAAGAGGACGAAAGCGCGCTCGGTCGCCTGGACGCCTGGGGCGCCGGCGTGCGGATGCTTGTCGATCAACCGCTGTTCGGCGTCGGCGCGGGCGCGTTTTCCGATGCCTACGGACTGAAATACAAGCCGTTTGACGCGATCGCGAACACGTGGCGCGAGGCGCACAGTTTTTACGTTCAGACGATGGCCGAACTCGGTATCGCCGGGATTTTCTGCGTCGGCTTTCTGATTTTCCTCGAGTTCCGTGACCAGCGGCGCATCCACCAGTACGGCATCGCCGATCCGCGGATTCAGAAGGAAGTGCATTTTCTGGCCGACGCATTGACCTGCGGCCTCGTCGGTTTTCTTGTGTCCGGCGCGTTCCTGTCGGTTCTTTACTATCCGCACCTCTATATTCTCGCCACGCTGACGATCATTCTGCTCAATATCGCCCGCAAGACCTCGCAGTTCACCCCGGAGGAGTTCGTCCGTGAGGCTCACGTCTCCCAGATCTGA
- a CDS encoding FemAB family PEP-CTERM system-associated protein yields the protein MRLTSPRSEEDAARWDAFVESSPRATFFHRHGWRRTIEDATGAVPDYRAAERDGRVVGVLPMFHFASRLFGRMAVSMPFLNYGGVAGESDDVERSLADDARNRAAEAGCAYVEMRQRFASPLGLPVSDRKVTSILPLDGGADAVFARLHQNVRNKIRKAGKAGVVIVRGIENVGAFYEMYSRNLRDLGTPVIARCFFEKIAAAFPDHAMIYVARHEGRLIGAKLVFFDRDVCYFVWAAAPREELRHAPVQALNWAAIEDAVARGVKEIDFGRSTAGGTHADFKKYWGVRVEPLPWTYALIARNELPGLNPDNPKFRLAIGAWKKMPLCLTRVVGPPIARHLP from the coding sequence GTGAGGCTCACGTCTCCCAGATCTGAAGAGGACGCCGCGCGCTGGGATGCGTTCGTGGAATCCTCGCCGAGGGCGACATTTTTTCATCGGCACGGCTGGCGCCGAACGATCGAGGACGCCACGGGAGCGGTGCCGGACTATCGGGCCGCGGAGCGCGACGGCCGCGTCGTGGGCGTGCTGCCCATGTTCCATTTTGCGTCCAGGCTGTTTGGGCGCATGGCGGTGAGCATGCCCTTTCTGAACTACGGCGGCGTCGCGGGAGAAAGCGACGACGTCGAAAGGTCGCTTGCCGACGACGCGCGCAACCGCGCCGCCGAAGCGGGATGCGCGTACGTGGAGATGCGCCAGCGATTCGCCTCGCCGCTTGGCCTTCCCGTGTCCGACCGAAAAGTGACGAGCATCCTTCCGCTCGACGGCGGCGCGGACGCGGTCTTCGCTCGCCTGCACCAAAACGTGCGCAACAAGATTCGCAAGGCCGGCAAGGCGGGCGTCGTTATCGTGCGGGGTATCGAAAATGTCGGCGCGTTTTACGAAATGTATTCGCGAAACCTGCGCGACCTGGGCACGCCGGTCATCGCGCGGTGCTTTTTCGAAAAGATCGCCGCCGCCTTTCCCGATCACGCGATGATTTACGTCGCGAGACACGAGGGTCGATTGATTGGCGCGAAGCTCGTCTTTTTCGACCGGGACGTCTGCTACTTCGTCTGGGCGGCTGCGCCGCGGGAAGAGCTGCGCCACGCCCCGGTGCAGGCTCTCAATTGGGCGGCGATCGAAGATGCCGTGGCGCGCGGCGTGAAAGAGATCGATTTCGGCCGGAGCACCGCCGGCGGAACGCACGCCGATTTCAAAAAATATTGGGGCGTGCGGGTGGAACCGCTGCCCTGGACCTACGCACTGATTGCCCGAAACGAGTTGCCGGGGCTGAATCCCGACAACCCGAAGTTTCGCCTGGCGATCGGCGCGTGGAAAAAGATGCCCCTTTGCCTGACGCGTGTTGTCGGTCCGCCGATCGCGCGCCATTTGCCGTAA